A genomic region of Noviherbaspirillum sp. L7-7A contains the following coding sequences:
- a CDS encoding alkaline phosphatase D family protein — protein sequence MGRPRNLKPGRRGPSRRDFLRRTGAAMLAIPLLDACGGKDDDHDSNTGTGGTTPSGSNRFLHGVASGDPLSDAVLLWTRVSPAGNAAVSVDYLVATDPALSNVVKRGSASTDASRDYTVKVDVGGLQPGTSYYYRFSAPGGQSPVGRTRTLPAGDTGNLRIAVTSCASLAHGFFNAYRRVAERADLDLVVHLGDYIYEYGSGQYGSLRSYEPATEAITLADYRARHAQYKRDADLQEVHRQHPMVAIWDDHEVANDAWAGGAQNHTEGVEGSWSARVAAALQAYHEWMPVRVVDPANLKKNNRSFALGKLADLIMLEERFNARSQQAQPTPDINANTLNAGTTFTQSGAFTDPTRQMLGTEEEDWLGTRLRGSGARWKLIGQGVMFAQLKARPGVLPDGGTFLNPDQWDGYQPARDRVYNIIKGNAGAPAVGNVVVLTGDIHSAWAADLSQDPSNSNVAQGGYDPDTGAGSHAVELITTSVTSPAIDDERGVIAAALKLVNPHVKYVELDKRGYMLLDINASRVVAEWWYVDTIAGRSANQAFGRAVQVLAGANHLSSGAQTAPRPNPPALAP from the coding sequence ATGGGACGCCCCCGCAATCTCAAACCCGGCCGCCGCGGCCCCAGCCGCCGCGATTTCCTCAGACGCACCGGTGCAGCCATGCTGGCCATACCGCTGCTCGATGCCTGCGGCGGCAAGGACGACGATCACGACAGCAACACCGGCACCGGCGGCACGACGCCTTCCGGCAGCAACCGGTTCCTGCATGGCGTGGCCAGCGGCGACCCCTTGTCCGATGCGGTGCTGCTCTGGACGCGGGTCAGCCCCGCCGGCAATGCCGCGGTCAGCGTCGATTATCTGGTGGCCACCGACCCGGCCCTGAGTAATGTGGTCAAGCGCGGCAGCGCCAGCACCGATGCCAGCCGCGACTACACCGTCAAGGTCGACGTCGGCGGGCTGCAGCCCGGCACCAGCTATTACTACCGGTTTTCCGCGCCCGGCGGCCAGTCGCCGGTCGGCCGCACCAGAACCCTGCCCGCCGGCGACACGGGCAACCTGCGCATCGCCGTGACCAGCTGCGCCAGCCTGGCCCACGGCTTCTTCAATGCCTACCGCCGCGTCGCCGAGCGTGCCGACCTCGATCTGGTGGTGCACCTGGGCGATTACATCTATGAATACGGCAGCGGCCAGTATGGCAGCCTGCGTTCCTACGAGCCTGCCACCGAAGCCATCACGCTGGCGGATTACCGTGCAAGGCATGCCCAGTACAAGCGCGATGCCGACCTGCAGGAAGTGCATCGCCAGCACCCGATGGTGGCGATCTGGGATGACCATGAGGTGGCCAATGACGCCTGGGCCGGCGGCGCGCAAAACCATACCGAAGGCGTGGAAGGCAGCTGGAGCGCGCGCGTGGCCGCCGCGCTGCAGGCTTACCATGAATGGATGCCGGTGCGGGTAGTCGACCCGGCCAACCTGAAAAAAAACAACCGCAGCTTCGCGCTGGGCAAGCTGGCCGACCTGATCATGCTGGAAGAGCGTTTCAATGCCCGGTCGCAGCAGGCGCAGCCGACGCCCGACATCAATGCCAATACCCTGAACGCCGGCACCACCTTCACCCAGTCCGGCGCCTTTACCGACCCGACGCGCCAGATGCTGGGCACGGAAGAGGAAGACTGGCTGGGCACCCGCCTGCGCGGCTCCGGCGCCAGATGGAAACTGATCGGGCAAGGCGTGATGTTTGCGCAGTTGAAGGCCAGGCCCGGCGTGCTGCCCGATGGCGGCACCTTTCTCAACCCCGACCAGTGGGACGGCTACCAGCCGGCGCGCGACCGGGTCTACAACATCATCAAGGGCAATGCCGGCGCGCCCGCGGTGGGCAATGTGGTGGTTCTCACCGGCGACATCCACAGCGCATGGGCGGCGGACCTGAGCCAGGACCCCAGCAACAGCAATGTGGCCCAGGGCGGTTACGACCCCGACACCGGCGCCGGCTCGCATGCGGTGGAACTGATCACCACCTCGGTCACCTCGCCGGCGATCGATGATGAACGGGGCGTGATCGCCGCGGCGCTGAAGCTGGTCAATCCGCATGTGAAGTATGTCGAACTCGACAAGCGCGGCTACATGCTGCTCGACATCAATGCCAGCCGCGTGGTGGCGGAATGGTGGTATGTCGACACCATCGCCGGCCGCAGCGCCAACCAGGCCTTCGGCCGCGCGGTGCAGGTGCTGGCCGGCGCCAACCACCTGAGCAGCGGCGCCCAGACCGCCCCGCGGCCGAATCCGCCGGCGCTGGCGCCCTGA
- a CDS encoding UDP-glucuronic acid decarboxylase family protein, translating into MKELHCRRILVTGGAGFLGSHLCEHLLNQGHDVLCVDNFYTGSKLNICHLLTRPNFELLRHDVTFPLYVEVDEIYNLACPASPVHYQHDPVQTTKTSVHGAINMLGLAKRVKARILQASTSEVYGDPEMHPQVEGYWGHVNPIGPRSCYDEGKRCAETLFMDYRRQHGMAVKIARIFNTYGPRMHPNDGRVVSNFIMQALANEPITIYGDGMQTRSFCFVDDLIDGLVRLMQTPDDFCGPVNLGNPVEFTMLQLAQEVIRLTGSASVIEHRPIPCDDPVRRKPDIALSRTYLGWEPKVPLEQGLQRTIAYFRDLRLAMGREQQASAVPGLAHH; encoded by the coding sequence ATGAAGGAACTGCATTGCAGGCGTATTCTGGTGACCGGCGGCGCCGGCTTCCTTGGCTCGCATCTGTGCGAGCACCTGCTCAACCAGGGCCATGACGTACTGTGCGTGGACAACTTCTACACCGGCAGCAAGCTCAATATCTGCCACCTTCTGACCCGGCCCAACTTCGAGCTGCTGCGCCATGACGTGACCTTCCCGCTGTATGTGGAAGTCGACGAGATCTACAACCTGGCCTGCCCGGCGTCGCCCGTGCATTACCAGCATGACCCGGTGCAGACCACCAAGACCAGCGTGCATGGCGCGATCAACATGCTGGGCCTGGCCAAGCGGGTCAAGGCCCGGATACTGCAGGCTTCCACCAGCGAGGTCTATGGCGACCCCGAGATGCATCCGCAGGTGGAAGGCTACTGGGGCCACGTCAACCCGATCGGGCCGCGCTCCTGCTATGACGAAGGCAAGCGCTGCGCCGAAACCCTGTTCATGGACTACCGGCGCCAGCACGGCATGGCGGTCAAGATCGCCCGCATCTTCAATACCTACGGGCCGCGCATGCATCCCAACGACGGCCGCGTGGTATCGAACTTCATCATGCAGGCGCTGGCCAACGAGCCCATCACCATCTACGGCGACGGCATGCAGACCCGTTCCTTCTGCTTCGTCGACGACCTGATCGACGGCCTGGTGCGGCTGATGCAGACGCCGGATGATTTCTGCGGTCCGGTCAACCTGGGCAATCCGGTGGAGTTCACCATGCTGCAGCTGGCGCAGGAAGTGATCCGGCTGACCGGCTCCGCCTCGGTCATCGAGCACCGGCCGATTCCCTGCGACGACCCGGTGCGGCGCAAGCCCGACATCGCGCTGTCGCGCACCTACCTGGGCTGGGAGCCGAAAGTCCCGCTGGAACAGGGCCTGCAGCGCACCATTGCCTACTTCAGGGACCTGCGCCTGGCGATGGGGCGCGAGCAGCAGGCCAGTGCCGTTCCGGGCCTTGCCCATCACTGA
- a CDS encoding methyl-accepting chemotaxis protein — MNVLQNMKVGRRLALGFGLLLALSILITLIGVMKLAAVGQASREMMALPLIKERLISDWNKNISNAVVRTTAISKSADPALATFFKDDAAETTRSSSELLKKIEPLLADEDEKALYAKITEVRKSYAAARDEIMAKKAGGDADGAARVLETSYLPQAKQYSKLTGELLQMQRDHLDIKAAEILDIERASRKQMMALAAAGVLLAVLCAWFMTVSITRPMDMAVEAARRVAAGDLTGEIEVRSTDEAGALLQALKDMNGNLLRIVSQVRRGTETISTASSEIAAGNLDLSSRTEQQASALEETASSMEELTSTVRQNAENARQANQMAISAADVAAQGGVVVSQVVDTMAAIDASSKRIVDIIGVIDGIAFQTNILALNAAVEAARAGEEGRGFAVVATEVRSLAQRSAAAAREIKELINESVARVGDGAELVNRAGSTMEDVVTSVRRVTDIMAEISAASNEQSAGIEQVNQAIAQMDQVTQQNAALVEQASAASASMHEQSQQLAQAVSEFRITG, encoded by the coding sequence ATGAATGTTTTGCAGAACATGAAAGTCGGCCGGCGCCTGGCACTGGGCTTCGGCCTGTTGCTGGCACTGTCGATCCTGATTACCCTGATCGGTGTGATGAAGCTGGCCGCGGTCGGCCAGGCTTCGCGGGAAATGATGGCGCTGCCATTGATCAAGGAAAGGCTGATCAGCGACTGGAACAAGAACATCAGCAATGCCGTGGTGCGCACCACGGCAATCTCGAAGAGCGCCGATCCGGCCCTGGCCACCTTCTTCAAGGACGATGCGGCGGAAACCACCAGGAGCTCCAGCGAGTTGCTCAAGAAGATCGAGCCGCTGCTGGCCGACGAGGACGAGAAGGCGCTGTATGCAAAGATCACCGAGGTGCGCAAGAGCTATGCCGCCGCGCGCGACGAAATAATGGCGAAGAAGGCCGGCGGCGACGCCGACGGCGCAGCCCGCGTGCTGGAGACGTCCTATCTGCCGCAGGCGAAACAGTACAGCAAGCTGACCGGCGAACTGCTGCAGATGCAGCGCGACCATCTTGACATCAAGGCGGCGGAAATCCTGGACATCGAACGCGCCAGCCGCAAGCAGATGATGGCGCTGGCCGCGGCCGGCGTGCTGCTCGCCGTCCTGTGCGCCTGGTTCATGACCGTCAGCATTACCCGCCCGATGGACATGGCGGTGGAAGCGGCGCGCCGGGTGGCCGCCGGCGACCTGACCGGCGAGATCGAAGTGCGGTCCACCGATGAAGCCGGCGCCTTGCTGCAGGCATTGAAGGACATGAACGGCAACCTGCTGCGCATCGTGTCGCAGGTACGCCGTGGCACCGAGACCATCTCGACCGCATCGAGCGAGATCGCGGCCGGCAACCTCGACCTGTCGTCCCGCACCGAGCAGCAGGCCAGCGCGCTGGAGGAAACCGCATCGTCGATGGAAGAGCTGACATCGACCGTGCGCCAGAATGCCGAGAATGCGCGCCAGGCCAACCAGATGGCGATCAGCGCGGCCGATGTGGCGGCGCAGGGCGGCGTGGTGGTGTCGCAGGTGGTCGACACCATGGCCGCGATCGATGCCTCGTCCAAGCGGATTGTCGACATCATCGGCGTGATCGATGGCATTGCCTTCCAGACCAACATCCTGGCGCTGAACGCGGCGGTGGAAGCGGCTCGCGCCGGCGAGGAAGGCCGTGGCTTCGCAGTGGTGGCCACCGAGGTGAGAAGCCTGGCGCAGCGTTCCGCCGCGGCAGCGCGCGAGATCAAGGAATTGATCAATGAATCGGTTGCGCGGGTAGGCGATGGCGCCGAACTGGTGAACCGGGCAGGCAGCACCATGGAGGACGTGGTGACCAGCGTGCGGCGGGTGACCGACATCATGGCCGAGATCAGCGCCGCCAGCAATGAACAGAGCGCCGGCATCGAGCAGGTCAACCAGGCCATCGCGCAGATGGACCAGGTGACCCAGCAGAATGCGGCGCTGGTGGAACAGGCCTCGGCGGCATCGGCCTCCATGCATGAGCAGTCGCAGCAACTGGCGCAGGCGGTCAGCGAGTTCCGGATTACGGGCTAA
- a CDS encoding acyltransferase family protein, protein MPLNFSSYLDMVRFLAAMVVFLGHASGIHWTAGLLWQLGDYGDTCVVIFFVLSGFVIAYVTDVKERTWQVYLNSRAARLWSVVLPALALTFVIDWFGVRVAPALYLGQPWFAGDHLLLRYLASLLMLQEVWHLELVPGINAPFWSLSYEAIYYLLFGVLFFSKRPTRWLWVALLLALSGPVIAALFPIWCLGFVAYRFCMKTTLPRAWCWLLAIAGLMLLVASPHVRYLAPAQYRIMDEEIIGRYIDALAFLMHLLGMYGLSNAFPALPGRLRSLITTVAATTFPLYLLHRPLIQFFSYAGPEDPSSWQRRALVIVGSLLLVFIATPLIERSRLLLKAGLYSLQERARARRQHAAASARPGN, encoded by the coding sequence ATGCCGCTGAATTTCTCTTCTTACCTGGACATGGTTCGCTTCCTGGCTGCCATGGTCGTCTTTCTCGGCCACGCCTCCGGCATCCACTGGACTGCCGGATTGCTGTGGCAGCTGGGTGACTATGGCGATACCTGCGTGGTGATCTTCTTCGTGCTGTCGGGCTTCGTGATTGCCTATGTCACCGATGTGAAGGAGCGCACCTGGCAGGTCTATCTGAACAGCCGCGCGGCGCGGCTATGGTCCGTCGTGCTTCCGGCGCTGGCGCTGACCTTCGTGATCGACTGGTTTGGCGTGCGGGTGGCGCCGGCGCTTTACCTTGGGCAGCCGTGGTTTGCGGGCGACCATCTGCTGCTGCGCTATCTCGCTTCGCTGCTGATGCTGCAGGAAGTCTGGCATCTCGAGCTCGTGCCAGGCATCAACGCGCCATTCTGGTCGCTGAGCTACGAGGCCATCTATTACCTGCTGTTCGGCGTCCTCTTTTTTTCGAAACGGCCCACCCGGTGGTTATGGGTGGCGTTGCTGCTGGCCCTCTCCGGCCCGGTGATTGCGGCGCTTTTCCCGATCTGGTGCCTGGGCTTCGTGGCCTACCGGTTCTGCATGAAAACGACGCTGCCCAGGGCATGGTGCTGGTTGCTGGCCATTGCCGGGCTGATGCTGCTCGTGGCATCGCCTCATGTGCGCTACCTGGCGCCGGCACAGTACCGCATCATGGATGAGGAAATCATTGGCCGCTATATCGATGCGCTCGCCTTCCTGATGCATCTGCTTGGCATGTACGGGCTGTCGAATGCCTTCCCGGCCTTGCCGGGGCGTTTGCGCTCGCTGATCACAACCGTGGCCGCAACCACCTTCCCGCTGTATCTGCTGCATCGGCCGCTGATCCAGTTCTTCAGCTATGCCGGGCCGGAAGATCCGTCGAGCTGGCAGCGCAGGGCCCTGGTGATCGTCGGCAGCCTGCTTCTGGTGTTCATTGCAACGCCTCTGATTGAACGATCCCGCCTTCTCCTGAAAGCGGGCTTGTACAGCCTGCAGGAAAGAGCGCGCGCACGCAGGCAGCATGCGGCGGCGTCGGCCCGCCCAGGCAATTGA